A stretch of Miscanthus floridulus cultivar M001 chromosome 13, ASM1932011v1, whole genome shotgun sequence DNA encodes these proteins:
- the LOC136501380 gene encoding uncharacterized protein, with amino-acid sequence MAPVPKEEIYATDVVAAREEILNLIQGNLKNNIIYFDGWNGFGATAVLRSIAQAIPSMKSPPPKLCFGRTIYIDCSRWESKRVMQRKIAEQLKLDRKTMAMFEEQDEEDDFNGVDHGSRDVIRQVSEIIAQTLRESRFMMIFINGSADEVSLTEYGIQEYDGMVIWTFGRRFVTMHEIHSILRLAENFRHTGLFIWTETSRLSDSQLNAMFREEAANIAARYPFLRDIDLTMVIDCCCYGFFLRRKSHNTIGLEWAAHAPNFWICDGIIQKGDKTREIVNTLDSEINFNGDDSLLGMVFDKMTEHSDSSYLLVEDEDEDEDEDEDEDDGNVDKYKKRPYRWISVTSKNKILKDNLQTLLATVSSIFVSFDKTVNAPRLPNTLFKQCNKLGVLVLSCCAFSFVSPPFLHCNTLRFLGLGNCTHQNNNTSEPEGRDCITKWAFLQSLWVLDLRYTDWGEILSEEKVGLMANITELNIEGARCWQYTGQLLEKRLPYLQRLRIIKPTHQEETTSLDINNSFVGKKQLEILDLSGNSDMKSLPTSLSEASKLQVLVLDGCDGLENVVLHNSLLRSFSFDGYGPASHWTSTGKLPPMSSRPKGPSAVDNKKDVRACKISLEGCTLLEDLFLRGLPNLEELDLSGCAIKVLDFGAMVVDVPRLKRLFLLGCENLRAIKWGSDVEQSQLELICIDTRPRVGCARPLSLCAQQKSFQLQVHAIFADARLARSLCAPIFSAPYNAHYFNISITSSATCMETIQPEATTDKEKVTGSIDDQRHYDIAARDMYCDIFTKVGNSPTPMQAFPQGPAGQLDRHIEIGDGSRSVQSEVEADPFGDNLASLMIRYTESLHVHDVSTCSNTMPREYWDSLRWCRVERCPSLHAVFPPDAEDFNGKLETIWVSDLLMARCVWSKAVRYYSYSYDHFISLRHLHLRCCPSLRFGLAMGVRPSFPSLETLHIVHCGELRHVFVEKHRHTSVEFPKLTTIHLHDLPALQQICEAAEMLAPALETIRIRGCSNLCRLPALNEPGKRRPTVEIEKDVWDALEWDGVDARHHPSLYEAPVHSRYYKRRMLRTTVLR; translated from the exons ATGGCACCAGTACCGAAGGAG GAAATCTACGCAACAGATGTCGTTGCCGCAAGAGAGGAAATACTGAATCTTATTCAGGGGAACCTCAAGAACAACATAATCTACTTTGATGGGTGGAATGGCTTTGGGGCAACCGCGGTTCTTAGATCCATAGCACAAGCAATTCCATCTATGAAGTCTCCTCCTCCAAAATTATGCTTTGGCAGAaccatttacattgattgctcaAGGTGGGAGAGTAAAAGGGTGATGCAGAGAAAAATTGCAGAGCAGCTGAAACTTGACCGGAAGACCATGGCCATGTTTGAGGAGCAAGATGAGGAGGATGACTTCAACGGAGTGGATCATGGATCTAGGGATGTGATACGACAAGTTTCAGAAATAATTGCACAAACCCTGAGGGAAAGTAGATTTATGATGATTTTCATTAATGGGAGTGCTGATGAGGTTTCCCTAACCGAATATGGTATCCAGGAGTATGACGGCATGGTAATATGGACATTTGGAAGAAGGTTTGTGACTATGCATGAGATCCATAGCATTCTGAGACTAGCAGAGAATTTCAGACACACAGGCCTCTTCATTTGGACCGAGACCTCCAGATTATCAGACTCACAGCTTAATGCAATGTTTCGTGAAGAGGCCGCCAACATAGCTGCTCGTTATCCATTTCTGCGGGACATTGACTTAACAATGGTCATAGATTGTTGTTGCTATGGTTTTTTCCTGCGTCGCAAATCTCACAACACCATTGGATTGGAGTGGGCAGCTCATGCTCCCAACTTCTGGATATGTGATGGGATCATTCAAAAAGGGGACAAAACAAGGGAAATTGTCAATACGTTGGATTCAGAAATAAATTTTAATGGTGATGATTCCCTGCTTGGTATGGTGTTTGATAAGATGACGGAACATTCAGACTCTTCTTATCTTCTagttgaagatgaagatgaagatgaagatgaagatgaagatgaagatgatggcaaCGTTGATAAATATAAAAAGAGGCCTTACCGTTGGATTTCTGTCACCTCAAAGAATAAGATACTTAAAGACAACCTGCAAACTTTACTGGCAACGGTATCGTCAATCTTTGTATCATTTGACAAGACTGTGAATGCACCTAGGTTACCAAATACCTTGTTTAAACAGTGCAACAAACTTGGTGTGCTGGTTCTCTCCTGTTGTGCCTTCAGTTTTGTATCCCCTCCTTTCCTCCACTGCAATACATTAAGATTTCTTGGGCTGGGCAACTGCACACATCAGAATAATAATACAAGTGAACCTGAAGGACGGGACTGTATCACCAAGTGGGCATTTCTGCAAAGCCTGTGGGTGCTTGACCTGCGTTACACAGACTGGGGTGAGATCTTATCTGAGGAAAAGGTAGGTCTTATGGCTAATATCACAGAACTAAATATAGAAGGAGCTAGGTGCTGGCAGTATACGGGTCAATTATTAGAGAAAAGGTTACCTTACCTTCAAAGACTTCGGATAATCAAACCTACACATCAGGAAGAGACGACATCCTTGGACATCAACAACTCATTTGTGGGTAAGAAACAGCTAGAAATACTTGATTTATCTGGTAACAGTGACATGAAAAGCCTACCAACAAGCCTATCAGAGGCAAGCAAACTTCAAGTACTTGTTCTAGATGGTTGTGATGGGCTTGAGAATGTTGTGCTGCACAACTCCTTGCTAAGGTCATTCAGTTTTGATGGCTATGGACCAGCATCCCATTGGACATCAACCGGCAAGCTACCTCCAATGAGTTCTCGTCCAAAGGGTCCATCTGCTGTAGATAATAAGAAGGATGTCAGAGCCTGCAAGATATCTCTAGAAGGTTGCACGTTGTTGGAGGATCTGTTCTTGCGTGGGCTTCCCAACCTGGAGGAGCTGGACCTTTCAGGATGTGCGATCAAGGTACTTGACTTTGGAGCTATGGTGGTGGATGTTCCGAGGCTCAAGCGACTCTTCCTGCTAGGTTGCGAGAACCTTCGTGCAATAAAATGGGGCTCAGATGTGGAACAATCACAGCTGGAGTTGATCTGCATAGACACACGGCCTAGAGTTGGATGTGCTCGGCCATTGTCCCTTTGCGCTCAACAGAAATCCTTCCAGCTGCAGGTGCACGCAATCTTTGCGGATGCTAGGCTTGCTCGGTCCCTTTGTGCTCCCATATTTTCTGCACCTTACAATGCCCATTATTTCAACATCAGCATCACCTCTTCGGCTACATGCATGGAGACTATTCAACCTGAAGCAACAACAGACAAGGAGAAGGTGACTGGATCCATTGATGACCAACGACACTATGACATAGCTGCTAGAGACATGTATTGTGACATCTTTACCAAGGTTGGTAATAGCCCAACCCCGATGCAGGCCTTCCCGCAAGGCCCAGCGGGACAATTGGATCGCCATATCGAGATTGGTGACGGAAGTCGTAGCGTGCAGAGTGAGGTGGAGGCAGATCCTTTTGGTGATAATTTGGCTTCATTGATGATACGGTATACCGAATCCCTGCATGTGCATGATGTCTCGACCTGCAGCAATACTATGCCTAGAGAATATTGGGATTCCCTCAGGTGGTGCCGTGTCGAGAGGTGCCCCAGCTTGCACGCCGTCTTTCCTCCGGACGCAGAGGATTTCAATGGTAAGCTGGAGACCATCTGGGTATCGGATCTCCTGATGGCTCGTTGTGTATGGAGCAAAGCTGTCCGCTACTATTCTTATTCTTATGATCACTTCATAAGCCTGCGGCACTTGCACCTGCGCTGCTGTCCAAGCCTCCGGTTCGGGCTTGCGATGGGTGTGCGCCCCTCCTTCCCCAGCCTGGAGACCCTCCACATCGTCCACTGCGGCGAACTCAGACACGTCTTCGTAGAGAAGCACCGGCATACAAGCGTCGAGTTCCCGAAGCTGACCACCATCCACCTGCACGACCTACCAGCGCTGCAGCAGATATGCGAGGCCGCCGAGATGCTGGCGCCCGCGCTGGAGACCATCAGGATCAGGGGATGCTCGAACCTATGCCGGCTGCCGGCCTTGAACGAGCCAGGAAAGAGGAGGCCGACCGTGGAGATCGAGAAGGACGTGTGGGACGCGCTGGAGTGGGACGGGGTGGACGCCAGGCACCACCCTTCCCTGTACGAGGCGCCGGTGCACTCGCGCTACTACAAGAGGCGCATGCTCAGAACCACCGTTCTCAG GTGA